Proteins from one Sarcophilus harrisii chromosome 2, mSarHar1.11, whole genome shotgun sequence genomic window:
- the VAMP8 gene encoding vesicle-associated membrane protein 8, which translates to MEEASGGGGSDRVRSLQNEVEGVKNIMTQNVERILARGENLDHLRNKTEDLEATSEHFKTTSQKVARKFWWKNVKMIILICVIVGVILLLIILFATGVI; encoded by the exons ATG GAGGAAGCCAGTGGCGGAGGGGGCAGCGACCGGGTGAGGAGCCTCCAGAATGAGGTGGAAGGGGTGAAGAACATCATGACCCAAAACGTGGAGCGCATCCTGGCTCGGGGAGAAAACCTGGACCATCTTCGGAACAAGACGGAAGACCTGGAGGCCACG TCAGAACACTTCAAGACCACATCCCAGAAGGTGGCTCGGAAATTCTGgtggaaaaatgtgaaaatgatcATTCTCATCTGCGTGATCGTGGGCGTCATCCTCCTTCTGATCATCCTCTTTGCCACTGGCGTGATCTAG
- the VAMP5 gene encoding vesicle-associated membrane protein 5, with amino-acid sequence MAGKDLEKCQRQADEVTEIMLNNFERVLERDGKLAELEQRSDQLLDMSSAFSKTTKALAQDRRWKNKRWQVILGLVVGGLLLVLLIVLLVVFIPRK; translated from the exons ATG GCGGGAAAGGACCTGGAGAAGTGCCAGCGGCAGGCAGATGAAGTGACTGAAATCATGCTGAACAACTTTGAACGAGTTCTGGAGCGGGACGGCAAACTAGCAGAACTGGAGCAGCGATCCGACCAGCTCCTCGATATG AGCTCCGCCTTCAGCAAGACCACCAAGGCGCTGGCCCAGGATAGACGCTGGAAGAACAAGCGGTGGCAAGTGATCCTGGGCCTGGTCGTTGGTGGTTTACTCTTAGTCCTTCTCATCGTGCTGCTAGTGGTCTTCATTCCCCGGAAGTGA